In a genomic window of Muntiacus reevesi chromosome 1, mMunRee1.1, whole genome shotgun sequence:
- the LOC136156162 gene encoding mucin-16-like yields the protein MGREDPARSGRRRRGHLVALTVSLFLTCWPGPTASTTSTQPLTRPGNKTHITLENSRPTGTTDSTSISKTSTLTSGEQRSPENINLTSVSGVTTLSPSTIFVPENTINHPTMAENETKGNLSASIAPPETSVTERRNSWGTTSNTSDLSTVDSQQESSTQVFPSHTAGELRSPDTTAEGNSPSTNAPGSSDVSRTLDSSTPSEEMWNGAGTSELQSTWGTETSPTEQTLTIETDTIHTSLNNWVVSESTEPSISFPETASPGETSSDIPTLEATADPTSEEITPSTEITRTGDRDTSISQDTTSLPTGATAPSETATDLTPAFGSAPVSMLTAVTMLDPGSSAPGGTTPISSKTSSKMPGKPDSKEGTRGVLTVSNAEHHFSSPDTSPPGDLMTPTSIPLFLSTSITDPTGSRSSPSSDHMVASSKDTETPGSTGRTEPNPAFPLSKTSSRIETSAERIRGTTSPLGHPSPSGEGTTRSVFTLSTSPDATDSPSISTVSTLAWEGSSGPGTPSITQVPRVKTTSPSTTSISEETNIHPSLTGNETKETFSGSTAPPEVSVPGRESNWMTTSVPSPNLSTTNSRETSTAQVSPSHPGRMLRSPHTISERHIPSTAPPESSDFSRTPVSSTSAEASWSSAGTGQHLPGSQLTRWTETSPGIKTVTSETGPVTISSGTWEVVGSTTPRSSSTETASPRETSSDTPIPEATTRQTAKEFTSFIEISQTGDSDTRTSQDTTYLTKRDTASSETTTHLTPAISSAPVSMATAVITGAPGSSAPAGTTPTSSKVFSKIPEMLSTGKPDSREGTSQVLTPSNPGHHFSSPNGTPVGDSMIPTSPPLLLSTSGPGDTSRISTASDHMVTSSMHTETTAKTEPSSAFPIFQTLTDAETSAKRVRGTTFLLGHPSPSGEGTARTVLMLSTSPDATDSPSITTASTLVSEVSAGLATLSITQVLGVKTTSPPTTSVSEETSTHPSMTEKHTRETLTAPVAPSVTSAPGRENNLVTTSAPSPGSSSADGRGTSSIQVSKSHPGWELRTPHTTSERHSPSTTAPESSDTSRTLDSSTPREASWTSAGTSEPSTEPQPTWETETSSGEETLTNETGRISTSYDTWVDSESTEPSTSFTETASPGETASDTPTLEAPVGQTTEEFTSPTEIAQTGDSDTRTSQDTTYLTSRDTTSSETTTHLTPAISSAPVSMATAVITGAPGSSAPAGTTPTSSKVSSAIPEVLSTGSPDSGEPSSRDLTPPTSRHHFSSPETSPAGDIMKSTSPPLLMSTSIPDDTASGLGTSSGLKFTSSVHTETPETTAKKEASSAFPPSRTLSNAETDGKDSVCNAEDPD from the exons GCCCCACTGCATCAACGACGTCTACCCAGCCCTTGACAAGACCAGGCAACAAAACCCACATCACactggagaattccagacccaCGGGAACCACAGATTCAACCAGCATCAGCAAAACCAGTACTTTAACTTCTGGAGAACAAAGAAGTCCTGAGAACATCAACCTTACCAGTGTTTCCGGTGTGACAACCTTGTCTCCTTCTACCATCTTTGTCCCAGAGAACACCATCAACCATCCAACAATGGCTGAAAATGAGACCAAGGGAAATTTGAGTGCCTCTATAGCCCCACCTGAGACCTCTGTGACTGAAAGAAGAAACAGTTGGGGTACCACCTCTAACACCTCAGATTTGAGCACTGTTGACAGCCAGCAAGAAAGTTCTACTCAGGTCTTTCCATCACACACAGCAGGGGAGCTCAGAAGCCCTGACACCACTGCTGAAGGAAACAGCCCCAGCACAAATGCACCCGGGAGCTCTGACGTCTCCAGGACACTAGATTCCAGCACCCCATCAGAAGAAATGTGGAACGGTGCAGGTACAAGTGAACTGCAGTCCACCTGGGGGACAGAGACAAGTCCTACAGAGCAAACACTGACTATTGAGACAGACACTATCCACACCTCCCTTAATAACTGGGTGGTTTCTGAGTCCACCGAGCCAAGCATAAGCTTCCCTGAAACAGCATCACCTGGAGAAACATCTTCAGACATACCCACCCTAGAAGCCACAGCTGACCCAACCTCTGAGGAGATTACACCTTCCACTGAGATCACACGGACAGGAGACCGTGACACAAGTATCAGTCAGGATACGACATCCCTACCTACAGGAGCCACAGCTCCATCGGAAACAGCTACAGATTTGACTCCAGCCTTCGGTTCTGCCCCTGTGTCCATGTTGACAGCAGTGACCATGCTGGATCCTGGCTCAAGTGCTCCAGGAGGGACAACCCCAATATCAAGCAAGACTTCTTCCAAAATGCCTGGGAAGCCAGATTCTAAGGAGGGAACCAGAGGGGTTCTGACTGTATCCAATGCTGAGCATCACTTCTCCTCTCCCGACACCAGCCCACCAGGAGACCTCATGACCCCCACCAGCATTCCTCTGTTCTTGTCCACTTCCATTACTGATCCTACAGGATCACGGTCCAGTCCATCTTCAGACCACATGGTTGCCTCCTCCAAGGACACAGAGACCCCTGGGAGCACAGGAAGGACAGAGCCAAACCCAGCTTTTCCTCTTTCCAAAACATCAAGTCGTATAGAAACCAGTGCTGAAAGAATCAGAGGTACGACTTCCCCTCTGGGCCACCCATCTCCctcaggagaagggacaacaagGAGTGTCTTCACACTTAGCACATCCCCTGATGCCACAGACTCACCCAGCATCTCCACAGTCAGCACCTTGGCTTGGGAAGGGTCATCTGGACCAGGCACCCCCAGCATCACCCAGGTTCCAAGAGTGAAAACCACATCCCCTTCCACCACCTCCATCTCAGAGGAGACCAATATCCATCCATCATTAACTGGAAATGAGACCAAGGAAACCTTCAGTGGATCTACAGCTCCACCTGAGGTGTCTGTTCCTGGAAGGGAGAGTAATTGGATGACCACCTCTGTCCCTTCCCCAAATTTGAGCACCACTAACAGCAGAGAGACAAGTACAGCTCAGGTCTCTCCATCACACCCAGGGAGGATGCTCAGAAGCCCCCACACCATTTCTGAAAGGCATATCCCCAGCACAGCTCCCCCTGAGAGCTCTGACTTCTCCAGGACTCCTGTTTCCAGCACCTCAGCAGAAGCATCATGGAGCAGTGCAGGTACAGGTCAACACTTACCTGGATCCCAGCTCACCAGGTGGACAGAGACAAGCCCTGGAATAAAGACAGTGACCAGTGAAACTGGTCCTGTCACCATTTCCTCTGGTACCTGGGAGGTTGTTGGCTCCACCACCCCAAGGTCAAGCTCCACTGAAACAGCATCACCCAGAGAAACATCTTCAGACACTCCCATCCCAGAAGCCACAACCAGACAAACCGCTAAGGAGTTTACGTCTTTCATTGAGATCTCACAGACAGGTGACAGCGATACAAGGACCAGCCAGGATACAACCTACCTAACTAAGAGAGACACAGCTTCCTCTGAAACAACTACACATTTGACCCCGGCCATCAGCAGTGCCCCAGTGTCCATGGCCACAGCAGTGATCACAGGGGCTCCTGGCTCAAGTGCTCCAGCAGGGACAACCCCCACATCAAGCAAGGTTTTTTCCAAAATACCTGAGATGTTGTCTACAGGGAAGCCAGATTCTAGGGAGGGAACCAGCCAGGTTCTGACTCCATCCAACCCTGGACATCACTTCTCCTCTCCCAATGGCACCCCTGTAGGAGACAGCATGATACCCACCAGCCCTCCTCTGCTGTTGTCCACCTCAGGTCCTGGTGATACATCACGGATCAGCACAGCTTCAGACCACATGGTCACCTCTTCCATGCACACAGAAACCACGGCAAAGACAGAGCCCAGTTCGGCTTTCCCTATTTTCCAAACACTAACTGATGCAGAAACTAGTGCCAAAAGAGTCAGAGGTACCACTTTTCTTCTGGGCCACCCATCTCCATCAGGGGAAGGGACAGCAAGGACTGTCCTCATGCTCAGTACGTCCCCTGATGCCACAGACTCACCTAGCATCACAACAGCCAGCACCTTGGTTTCGGAAGTTTCAGCTGGTCTGGCCACCCTCAGCATCACCCAGGTTCTGGGAGTGAAAACCACatcccctcccaccacctccGTCTCAGAGGAGACCAGCACTCATCCATCTATGACTGAGAAACATACCAGAGAAACTTTGACAGCACCTGTGGCTCCATCTGTGACCTCTGCTCCTGGAAGGGAGAATAATTTGGTCAccacctctgccccctccccaggctccagTTCTGCGGACGGCAGGGGGACAAGCTCAATTCAGGTCTCAAAATCCCATCCAGGATGGGAGCTCAGAACACCACACACCACTTCTGAAAGACACAGCCCCAGCACAACTGCCCCTGAGAGCTCAGACACCTCCAGGACACTTGATTCCAGCACCCCAAGAGAAGCATCATGGACCAGTGCAGGTACAAGTGAACCCTCAACTGAACCCCAGCCCACTTGGGAGACAGAGACAAGTTCTGGAGAGGAGACACTGACCAATGAGACAGGCCGTATCAGCACCTCCTATGATACCTGGGTGGATTCTGAGTCCACTGAGCCAAGTACAAGCTTCACTGAAACAGCATCACCTGGAGAAACAGCTTCAGACACACCCACCCTAGAAGCCCCAGTGGGACAAACCACCGAGGAGTTTACGTCTCCCACTGAGATCGCTCAGACAGGGGACAGCGACACAAGGACCAGCCAGGATACAACCTACCTAACTAGCAGAGACACAACTTCCTCTGAAACAACTACACATTTGACCCCAGCCATCAGCAGTGCCCCAGTGTCCATGGCTACAGCAGTGATCACAGGGGCTCCTGGCTCAAGTGCTCCAGCAGGGACAACCCCCACATCTAGCAAGGTTTCTTCTGCAATTCCAGAAGTCTTATCTACAGGGAGTCCTGATTCTGGGGAGCCAAGCAGCCGGGATCTGACTCCACCAACCTCCAGACACCATTTTTCCTCTCCTGAAACCAGCCCTGCAGGAGATATCATGAAAAGCACCAGCCCTCCTCTGTTGATGTCCACTTCAATTCCCGATGATACAGCATCAGGGCTCGGCACATCCTCAGGTCTTAAGTTCACCTCCTCTGTGCACACAGAGACCCCTGAGACCACAGCGaagaaagaggccagctcggccttCCCTCCCTCCAGGACGCTCAGTAATGCAGAAACAG atggtaaagactccgtctgcaatgcggaagacccagattga